A part of Mustela erminea isolate mMusErm1 chromosome 9, mMusErm1.Pri, whole genome shotgun sequence genomic DNA contains:
- the LOC116598266 gene encoding putative olfactory receptor 52P1 has product MLRAFVQSMESPNHTNLDPSVFFLLGIPGLEQFHLWLSLPVCCLGTATIVGNITILTVVATEPALHKPVYLFLCMLSTIDLAASFSTVPKLLAILWCGSGHISASACLAQMFFIHAFCMMESTVLLAMAFDRYVAICHPLRYATILTDAIIARIGVVAMVRGSMLMLPCPFLIGRLSFCQSHVIPHTYCEHMAVVKLACGDTRPNRVYGLTAALLVIGVDLFCIGLSYVFIARAVLRLSSREARSKALGTCGSHVCVILISYTPALFSFFTHRFGHHVPLHIHILLANVYLLFPPALNPMVYGVKTKEIRERVVRVFQRGQGTGVKVSE; this is encoded by the coding sequence ATGCTGAGAGCCTTTGTCCAGTCCATGGAGTCTCCTAATCATACTAATCTGgacccttctgttttcttcctcctggGCATCCCAGGTCTGGAACAATTTCACTTGTGGCTCTCACTCCCAGTGTGCTGCCTGGGTACAGCCACAATTGTGGGCAACATCACCATCCTGACTGTTGTTGCCACTGAACCAGCATTGCACAAGCCTGTGTACTTGTTCTTATGCATGCTCTCAACAATTGACTTGGCTGCCTCCTTCTCCACAGTTCCCAAGCTCCTGGCCATCCTCTGGTGTGGATCCGGACacatctctgcctctgcctgcctggcaCAGATGTTCTTCATTCATGCCTTCTGCATGATGGAGTCTACTGTGCTGCTCGCCATGGCCTTTGATCGCTATGTGGCCATTTGTCATCCACTTCGCTATGCTACTATCCTCACTGACGCCATCATTGCCCGAATTGGAGTGGTAGCTATGGtgcggggctccatgctcatgctTCCATGTCCCTTCCTCATTGGGCGTTTGAGCTTCTGCCAAAGCCATGTGATCCCCCACACATACTGTGAACACATGGCTGTTGTGAAGCTAGCATGTGGAGACACCAGGCCTAACCGTGTGTATGGGCTGACAGCAGCACTGTTGGTCATTGgggttgacttattttgcattGGTCTTTCCTATGTTTTTATTGCACGAGCTGTCCTTCGTCTTTCATCCCGTGAAGCTCGGTCCAAGGCCCTGGGGACCTGTGGTTCTCATGTCTGTGTCATCCTAATCTCTTATACACCagccctcttctctttttttacccATCGCTTTGGCCACCATGTTCCACTCCATATTCACATTCTTTTGGCCAATGTTTATCTGCTCTTTCCACCTGCTCTTAATCCTATGGTATATGGAGTTAAGACCAAAGAAATTCGGGAAAGGGTTGTGAGAGTGTTTCAAAGAGGGCAGGGAACTGGGGTCAAGGTATCTGAGTGA